The nucleotide sequence GGGCTGCGCGTGCAGCTCGGGGGCAAGAGTAAAAGGCATGTCAACGAAACCTCACCCCCTAACCCCCTCTCCAAAAGAGAGGGGGGACTAGTTTCTAGCCTATTAGAAAGCTAGAAATGGGCTGGGAATGAGGTGTGAAAAGGTGAGTGAAAAATATTATTCTACTGCTAGTCCCCCCTCTCTTTTGGATAGGGGGTTAGGCACGCTGAAACAGGCCGGCGTTCAGGGCTTTCAGGGTGCGTACTTTGTCGGAGGAGTGCACCAGCAGGCTGATGTTGTTGGGCGAGCCGCCGTAGGAAATCATGCGCAGCGGCACGTCGGCCAGCGAGTCGAATACGAGGCGGGCGGCGCCGTTGGTTTCCTGGATCAGGTTGCCGACGAGGCAAATAATGGTCTGGTCGCGGTCCACTTCCACGGTACCGAAACCGCGCAGCTCCTCTAAAATCTGGGGCAGGTGGGTGGCGTCGTCGATGGTGAGCGACACGGCCACTTCCGAGGTCGTAATCATGTCGATGGACGTGCGGTGCCGCTCGAACACCTCGAACACGCTGCGTAGGAAGCCATGCGCCAGCAGCATCCGGCTCGACTTGATATTGATGGCTACCAGTCCGTCTTTGGCCGCCACGGCTTTGATGGGCTCGGAGCCGGTCTGGCTGGAGATGAGCGTGCCGGGTGCCTCGGGCTGCATGGTATTCAGCAGGCGCACCGGAATGCCGTGCTTGGCGGCCGGCAGAATGGAGCTGGGGTGCAGAATCTTGGCCCCGAAATACGCCAGCTCGGCGGCCTCGTCAAACGACAGCTCGCGGATGGGGTAGGTGCCTTCCACCACGCGCGGGTCGTTGTTGTGCAGCCCATCGATGTCGGTCCAGATCTGGATTTCGGTGGCATCGGCGGCGGCCCCGATCAGCGAGGCCGAGTAGTCGGAGCCGCCGCGCTTGAGGTTGTCGGTTTTGCCGTGCGCGTTGCGGCAGATGTAGCCCTGCGTAACGAACAGCGGCCGGCCTTCGTGCTGCGCCAGCTGGGCCTGCAGGTGTTCCCGGATGTAGTCGGCGTCGGGCTCGTCGTTGTGGTCGAGGCGCATGAACTCCAGCGCCGGCAGCAGCACGGCGTCGCGGTGCAGCACGCCGGTCAGGTAGTGATGAAACAGGCAGGTGCTCAGCAGCTCGCCCTGGGCCAGAATCACCCGCTCGCCCGAGGCCGACAGCGGCTGGCGCGTGAGGTCGAACAGGGTGCGGAATACGGTGTCGAGGTCTTTGCTGGCGGCGGCGGCCAGGGTGGCATCGGGCAGCAGCTCGCGCGCCACCATCAGGTAGTCTTGGCGCATGATTTCGATACGGGCCGTGGCGGCGGCCACGTCTTCGGCGCGCAGCAGCTCGGCAATGCCTACCAGCGTGTTGGTGGTGCCGCTCATGGCCGACAGCACCACGATGCGCCGCTCCTGGGGCGCATGAATCAGCTCGGCAACCTCGCGCATCCGCTGCGCCGACCCGACGGACGTACCGCCAAACTTGAGAACTTTCATAGTGCAGGAAACCGAACCGGAAGGTCGGGAAATGCGCCCGCCAGGTTGCGGGCTAGGTGAAACATCAGGCGAAAAAAAAGCGCCGATCCTGGGGAGGACCGGCGCTTGGAAGTTCAGTGGTAGTGAGGTACGACGAACGGTTGCGACGGTCAGGTCGGGTTGCGTTTCTTCGATTTCTTGACCATCATCAGGCCCAGGGTCAGGCCGGCCCGCTTGCTGTTCTTCCGCACTACGCACACCACGCCGGCACAAGCCAGCGAGGCACAGGAAGCAGAAGAAACAGCGGAAAGGCGCATGATGGAAGGGGCAAAGGCTGGCGCGAGAAAAGACCTTCCGCGCCGTTTTGCGGCCGCAAGTACGGCCGCAGTTGTGGTAACTTCCAAATCGGACCCGTAAAAAGTGGCCCTACAGCTGCCAGCAGCACCCCGTTTCTGCGCGGCCAGCAGCCACGCCGACGGACAGCGCCCGGGCCGCTTGCAGCAGCTCGCCCGGCTTACGAAACCGTGGTAGCCGACTGCCCTTGGGCAAAGCCTCGGGCCAGGTTGGTGAACTCCGAGGGAATGAGCACCACGGTGGTCGTGTTGTTGTCGATACCAATTTCCGAGAGCATCTGCATGCGGCGGAGCTCCAGGGCCATGGGGCTGTTTTCCATCTCACGGGCCCCTTGCGTGAGCTTCACGCTGGCTTCCAGCTCGGCTTCGGCCTTGATGATGCGGGCCCGCTTCTCGCGGATGGCCTCGGCCTCGCGGGCCATGGCGCGCTGCATAGACTCGGGAATCTCCACGTCCTTGATTTCCACCAGCTCAATCTTCACCCCCCAGGGCTCGGTGGCGGCGTCTACCAGCTGCAGCAGGGAGGCGTTGATCTGCTGGCGGCCGCGCAGAACCTCGTCGAGTTGGTGCTGCCCGATGATGTTGCGCAGGGCCGTAACGGCCAGCTGGTAAACGGCCTGGTTGAAGTTGGCCACCTTGATGATGGCGCTGGCCGGATCCACCACCTTAAACCAGAGCACGGCGTTTACCTTGATGGTGACGCTGTCTTTGGTGATGGTTTCCTGCTGCTCCAGGTCCACGGTTTTGGTGCGGATGTCGATGGTTTGCCGGCGCTCAATGAAGGGGATAATCCAGTAAAGCCCCGGCCCGCGCTGCCCCACATACCGGCCCAGCCGGAACACAATGGCCCGCTCGTATTCCTGCGCAATGCACAGGCCCATGAAGAGCAATACCAGCCCCAAGGCAAGAAAAATATACAGCGTAAGCATAATCAGGAGTAGCCTAGGGCCGCAAAAGTGAAACTGTTGCGACAGGTGGTACACGCGCCATGCCAGCCGCTGGTTTGCCTGGCTTGAAAGCGGATTACGCTTCAAAAACGAAGTTTTTAGCAGCAGTGGAAGTGGCAGGTAATCAATCTGTCACCCCATTTTGGTAGGGCGCGCCGCCGAAATGGTAAGGGCGCCTCAGGGCAGCGGCGGCAGGTTATGCCAGTCGTGTGAGCAGCCGTGCTGGCATTCTGTGCGGCGGCGGTGCGCGTCGGCGATGCTGAACAGGCTCAGCAATGCCCGGAAGGCATTCGGATACTCAGGTGGCGGCAGTTGCTGGATGCGGCGCAATGCCTCTGGCAGGCCGTGAACCCGCAGCAACACTAGCGGAGTGGCGGTGGGCTTCATGGGGGCTTCCGCCAGGGCCTGCTGCACCAACGCCGGGGTGGGGTGCGCCTGCTGAATGTAGTCTGCCAGCTCCGCCAGACGGGCCTGCTGCGCCACCGCGGGCAACGTAGCAAACCACGCCCAGGCCCATTCCCACGGCAGCTGCCGCTGGGCCAAGCGGTTGAAGACGTTGTCGGGGGTGGGGCGCATGGGGGAGGGCAGGCGCTGAAAACTATGTGGTGACGCCAGCATCCGCCAACAACGCAGGATACCTACTTCTTCACGGTAATGGCTTCGACAATTGCCGTGAGTTCGTTCAGGCCGCCGGGGGAAGTGCTGTGGACGAATACGTGGGCCAGCTGTCCGTTTTTGCCTAGGGCAGCCGGAATAATCTGCTCCCGCCAGTACAGCTGATCCGTAGGCTTGCTGAAGCCCATCCACTGGATTTTTTTACCTAAAAAGTTGCCATCCAGCGGCTGCGCGGCACTGGCGGGCATGCCTTCGTCGCGGTAAACTGGGCTGGGGTGGTTGCCCAGGTACACCGTGATACCGCTGGTGCTTTCCGCTAACAGGGGCGTCATGGGCCGGATGCTGTACACGAAGAAATCGTAGCTCTGCTTGCGGCTCAGGACGTAGTTTTCCGGCAGCTGAAACACCAGCCTGTCCTGGGTTTCGGTGTGGGCTTTGCGGCTGAGCAGGCGTTTGCCGGGGCGCACCGTGCGGAATACGCTGTCTGCCAACGCCTCGTATTTGGCCTTACGCGGAAACCCTTGCGGGTTCACGTATGCATCCACCACCAATACGGTGTTGTCGATGGTGCGCACAAGGAGCCGCTTGAGCAGAATGGCCGACGCTGCCGTATCGTGGCGGGTGGCGGTGCTGACCACTGCCGCCAGGGAATCGGTATTGCCAATGACCTGAGTGGTAGCAGGAAAACGGCCCGCCTCGAAGGCAGCGGCTTGGCTGACGAACTGCTTATCTGCTAGCCGGAACAACTCACGGGCAAAAAACACCACCCGATGCTCCCCAAAGTCCATCACGACCCGGGTTTCCAACTGCTCGTCCGGCTTGGCCGACATGATATCCACCGGCCGGGCCGAGCTGACGGCGCCGGCCGGAAAACGCAGGTAGGCCCGCCCATCCAGAATAGAGACCTGCTTCGGTAACGCGCCCGGCGCTTTCCTCGTCTGTGCCCAGCCTGTTTGGGCAGTCATCAATCCGGCCGTAATCAGCCCGTAAACCGTAGTGCGAAAATGGATAGGCATTGCGAATAGAATGCGTAATAGAGTAATTCTGGGAGCAATATAGGCACTTGGCTAGGTCTGGCAATAGCGCAGCAGCGTTACGCCCTGAAAAATCGGCACACAAAAAAAAGCCCTCCCGCCTTGGCGGAAGGGCTTCAGGAATACCAGAGCCGGGGCCGCGTTAGCGCACCGGCTTGGGCAGCACTGGCAGGCTCTCGTGGCCTTCGGCGTCCACGCTGACCACGCCGAAGATGAAGTTGTCCTTGCTGTGGGGCAGGTCGGCTTTGGTGTCGGTCACGAAGAACTTCTGCTGCCACTCGGGGGCGCTGGTTTCGCGCATGAGCACGTAGTAGCCTGCTGGCTTCTCGCCGACTTTCGGGGCTTCCCACTTCAGCTCGGTGCGGTTGGTGAGGTTGGCCGTGAGCACGCCTACGTTTTCGGGGGCGGCGGGGGCCAGCGCCAGCGCGGCCAGGGTGGCCAGGTTTACGCCGGTGTTCTTGCGCAGGTAGGCGAAGTCCATGAACTTGGCGTAGTCTCCGTATTCCTCACCGTTTTCGGTGCGCAGGTCCTGGTGTTGGTGGCGGAAGTCCTCATTCACTTCCGAGAAGCGCACCGCCGTGAAGCCCTGCTGGTTGAAGGGCGTGTGGTCGCCGCCGCGCAGGAACCGGTCGGGGCGATACTCCAGCACTACCTCGTGGCCGGGCACGTACTGCTTGGTGGCCTCGCGGCTGTAGCGGGCCAGCTGCCGGCTGGGCGAGTCGTTTTCCGATGACAACGTGCGGCGTACTTTGGCCTCGTCGGGCGTTTCGGTGGCGGGCACGCCTTCGCTGAACACGCGCAGCTGGGTGGTATTTTTGATTTCGGGGTCGTGGCCGGTGGAGTTGCCCATGATGTCGTTGTTGAGCATCGCCACCAGGTTCCAGCCTTCCTTTTTGGCCCGTTTGGCCAAGTGGGTGGAGCCGTAGAGGCCCTGCTCTTCGCCCTGCACCGCCACGAAGATGATGGTGGCCGGGAACTGCTGCTTGCTCATCACGCGGGCCAGCTCCATCACGGCCACCGTGCCCGAGCCGTCGTCGTTGGCGCCGGGGGCGTCGGCGGTGGCGTTCATCACGTCCGACACCCGCGAGTCGATGTGGCCGCTCACGATGAACACGCGCTTGTCGGTAGGGTCGGTGCCGGGCAGCGTGGCCATGACGTTGGCCATCAGCACGGGCCGGTTGATGCGGCGGCCGTCGGGCTTGATGGTGAACGTGTCCTGCTCGACTTTGAGCCGCCCACCGCTAGCCTTGCTGTACTTGCGAAACTCACCTTCCACCCAGTTGCGGGCTGCCCCGATACCGCGCTTCTTGCTTTGGGTGTCGCTCAGGGTATGGCGCGTGCCGAAGCTCACGAGCTTGTCGATGTCGTCGCGCAGGTTCTTTTCGGAGATTTCCTCCACCATCTGCCGGATCAGCGGGTTGGGAGTGGTGGCGGGTTTGGTTTGGGCAAAGGCCGTGGCGGTGAAGCCTAGTGAAAGCAGAAATGGAGTGAGGAAGCGCATAGTAGAAAAAGGTAGAATCACAGGGACGCAGCCCGCCCGCACAACGTTGCGGCCGGCTGCAAGGTAAGGCCAACTTTCAACTGCCCGCCCGCTTATTTCGCGGGCCTCGCCCAGCCTCACCCGGCTGCCGTGTCCGGTGCCGTGGCCTGTGGCAGCCGCGCCGCGTGCATGAAAGAAAACTGCCTGCCGATTCTGCTTCCTTTCCTTGAAGCGTGCCCACTTAAAGCGGCTATGCTCCAGCATCTGGAGTGGCATTCCAAACCATGGAGCGTGGTCGAGTAATCGGGGTTGTTATAAGGCTGAACATAAAAGAGTTGTCGGGAGGCGTGCGGTTTGGCATTGGCTTAGCTGACACGCGGGCACTGCTCCGGAAACCGGCGCCGGGGCCCGCGTGCTTCTGCCCGCTGCGGCTGGCTGGTGGCCGGGCCGGCGCCACGTATGCGCCGGCAAAGCAGCAGTGCCATTTCTTGCTTACTACCTCTCTATGAACCACGCCCTACCGCTGCCGCCCGCCCTGCTGCCTGCCGCCACCTGCACCCTGGTGGCCTGCGTCCCGAACACCGAAAAACGGCCCACTCCCGGCCCGACTGCCCCACTCTACGATTTTTCGGGCATGGGCAAGATTGCGCAGGATGCCGAGTTTGTGCGCGAAATCAAGCAGCTGTTTGTGGTCCGGGTGCCCGAGCAACTGGCGCAGCTGCACACCACCATCGAGCAGGAAGACTGGGCGGAGGTGGCACAGCTGGCGCACAGCCTGCGGGCCACACTCGGCAACCTGCGCATAGAGCCCAGCGCCCGCCTGCTCCAGCAGCTCGACGGTCTGGCGCGCCACGCCCCCGATAAGCCGCGCATGCTGGCGGTGCAGCAATTGGTGACGCACATGGCCGCGGCCGTGGTGCGCCAGTTTCAGCAGGAGCTGGCGCAAAGCCAGTAGGCCGGTAGCTGCGCCTGAAACCCGCGCCAGAAACAGCGCCCCGTTGCTGCCAGCATATCGGCAGCAACGGGGCGCTGTTTCTGGTTTGGCAGGCTGTTGCTGCCCGCTGCGGCATCAGCGGCGGACCATGCTCAGGAGCTTGGCGTACAGCTGGGCCTCCTCGAATGGCTTGGCGAGGCAGTCGTCCATGCCGGAGGCCAGGTAGTGCTCGTGGTCGGCCCGGAAGGCGTTGGCGGTGAGGGCCAGAATCGGGATGCTGGCCCGTGCCGGGTCGGGGTGCTGGCGGATGAGGGCGGTGGCTTCCAGGCCGTTCATGCCCGGCATCTGAATGTCCATGAGCACTACTTCAAACGGCTGCTGCTCAAACAGGGCCACACCCTTGGCCCCGCTGATGGCTTCGCTCACCACCATGCCCCATTCCTGCATGGTGCGGCGGGCTACGTAGCGGTTGATGTCGTTGTCTTCCACCAGCAGCACGCGCACTCCTTTCAGCACGCCGGTATCGAAGTTTTCGGGCGGGGCGGCCAGCACGGCGGCCGTGGCCTTGGGCAGCGTCAGTGAAAACGCAAAGCAGCTGCCCGTGCCGGGCTGGCTCTGTACCGTGAGGGTGCCGCCCATTTCCTGCACCAGTGCCCGGCTGATGCTCAGGCCCAGCCCCGTGCCCCCAAAGCGCCGCGAGGTATCGGCGTAGGCCTGGGTGAAGCTCTCGAAGATGCGGGCCTGCACTTCGGGCAGCATGCCCACGCCGGTATCAGTCACGCGGTATTCAATGGTGAGCGAGTCGGCGGTTTCGGCGCGGCACTCGCCGGCCACCAGCACGCTGCCGCCCGCCGGCGTGAACTTGATGGCGTTGCTGACCAGGTTGAGCATAATCTGGCTCAGGCGGTGCGCATCTGCCTGCACCCACACGCTGGGGCAGGTGTCGCGCAGGGGCTGGCTGATGAACTGGATGCCTTTGGCCATGGCCTGCAGGGCCAGCGGCTGCACGGCCTGGGTCATGGCTTCGCACAGGTTAAACGACTCGATGTTGAACTCCAGCTTGCCACTGGTGATTTTTGCCATGTCGAGCACGTCGTTGAGCACGGCCAGCAGGTGCTGACCCGAGGTGCGGATGGTGTGCAAATACTCCTGCTGCTGCGGCGTAAGCGGCGTTTTGGCCAGCAGGTTGGCCACCCCCAGCACGCCGTTCATGGGCGTGCGGATTTCGTGGCTCATGTTGGCCAGAAAGTTTTCGCGGGCCCGCACGGCGGCCTCGGCGGCCAGCTTGGCCCGCTGCATCTCCTGCTCGGTCCGGATGCGCTCCGTAATGTCGTGGGAGTGCGAAATTACGTAGGGCTGCTGGCTGGGCTCGCGCACCACAAAGTTGTGGTAGAGCAGGTGGCGCACTTCCTGGCTGCCGTGGGGCAGCACGCCCATCACGCCTTTGGCCTCGCCCGAGGCCGCAATCTGGTCGAGGTAATCGGCAAACACCGACTGGTCGTCGGGGCGGAGGCGGTTGCGCATGGGCTGGCCCAGTAGCTCCGTGGCGGGCAGGCCCAGCAGGCTTTCCAGGGCGGGGTTCACCGAGAGCATGATGCCATTGAGGTCGTAGGTGCAGATGAGGGCCTGGGCGTAGTGCATCAGGTCGCGGTACTGCTTTTCGCTGCGCTCCAGCGTCTGCTGGGCCTGCTTGTGGGCGGTGATGTCGGTGCTTACGCCCAGCACGTGCACGGTGCCATCGGGGCGGTAGAGGGGGCGCTTGATGGTGTAGAACCAGTGCACGTTGCCATCGGCCAGCGTGAAGGCCTCCTCGCGGGCTATTTCGCGGCCGGTGCTCATCACCTGGGCATCAATGGCGGCGTATTCGGCCAGCTCGCGGGCCAGCTGGCTGTCCGTTTTCACCTGGCTCAGGTCGTCGGGTACCGGCGACGCTTTCACGAGGTTGGCCATGGCCTGGTTTTGAAACAGGATTTTCTGCTCGGCGTCGCGCACAAACACGATGGTCGGAATCGTGTCGAGCACCTGCTCCATGAAGTGCTGATGCTCGCGGAGCTGGTTGCGCACGGCCTTCTGCTCCGTAACGTCCACGAGATACAAGTTCACGTAGCCTTCGGGCGCAAACGGCAGCACCTTCACTTCAAACGTGCGGCGGCCGGCCAGCAGCTCCAGCTCGTGGGCGGTGGCCTGGGCCAGGGCGGCCGCGGCGGCGTGCTGCAGCTGTCGCAGCAGCCGCACGCGTTCCGGACGCGGCAGCTGCTGGCTGAGCTGGCGGGCGG is from Hymenobacter yonginensis and encodes:
- a CDS encoding aspartate kinase, whose translation is MKVLKFGGTSVGSAQRMREVAELIHAPQERRIVVLSAMSGTTNTLVGIAELLRAEDVAAATARIEIMRQDYLMVARELLPDATLAAAASKDLDTVFRTLFDLTRQPLSASGERVILAQGELLSTCLFHHYLTGVLHRDAVLLPALEFMRLDHNDEPDADYIREHLQAQLAQHEGRPLFVTQGYICRNAHGKTDNLKRGGSDYSASLIGAAADATEIQIWTDIDGLHNNDPRVVEGTYPIRELSFDEAAELAYFGAKILHPSSILPAAKHGIPVRLLNTMQPEAPGTLISSQTGSEPIKAVAAKDGLVAINIKSSRMLLAHGFLRSVFEVFERHRTSIDMITTSEVAVSLTIDDATHLPQILEELRGFGTVEVDRDQTIICLVGNLIQETNGAARLVFDSLADVPLRMISYGGSPNNISLLVHSSDKVRTLKALNAGLFQRA
- a CDS encoding PAS domain S-box protein, whose translation is MPASALPATLPVPDCSPALALAEQHIRQLSAELQQMQQARQLAERLPNYLREGLLVLDCAGCILQANPRFFSLFGLPDAPADWRGRSIQDLTAHVRQQPPLAKLLRSLAAAPPRQLRHDLLLLADGTALCCQAGPTADEPHHGTQHTWLLSLRDITEQHQLQADSQLASRISDENPNPIVRLGPQQQRYANTAARQLSQQLPRPERVRLLRQLQHAAAAALAQATAHELELLAGRRTFEVKVLPFAPEGYVNLYLVDVTEQKAVRNQLREHQHFMEQVLDTIPTIVFVRDAEQKILFQNQAMANLVKASPVPDDLSQVKTDSQLARELAEYAAIDAQVMSTGREIAREEAFTLADGNVHWFYTIKRPLYRPDGTVHVLGVSTDITAHKQAQQTLERSEKQYRDLMHYAQALICTYDLNGIMLSVNPALESLLGLPATELLGQPMRNRLRPDDQSVFADYLDQIAASGEAKGVMGVLPHGSQEVRHLLYHNFVVREPSQQPYVISHSHDITERIRTEQEMQRAKLAAEAAVRARENFLANMSHEIRTPMNGVLGVANLLAKTPLTPQQQEYLHTIRTSGQHLLAVLNDVLDMAKITSGKLEFNIESFNLCEAMTQAVQPLALQAMAKGIQFISQPLRDTCPSVWVQADAHRLSQIMLNLVSNAIKFTPAGGSVLVAGECRAETADSLTIEYRVTDTGVGMLPEVQARIFESFTQAYADTSRRFGGTGLGLSISRALVQEMGGTLTVQSQPGTGSCFAFSLTLPKATAAVLAAPPENFDTGVLKGVRVLLVEDNDINRYVARRTMQEWGMVVSEAISGAKGVALFEQQPFEVVLMDIQMPGMNGLEATALIRQHPDPARASIPILALTANAFRADHEHYLASGMDDCLAKPFEEAQLYAKLLSMVRR
- a CDS encoding Hpt domain-containing protein; this encodes MNHALPLPPALLPAATCTLVACVPNTEKRPTPGPTAPLYDFSGMGKIAQDAEFVREIKQLFVVRVPEQLAQLHTTIEQEDWAEVAQLAHSLRATLGNLRIEPSARLLQQLDGLARHAPDKPRMLAVQQLVTHMAAAVVRQFQQELAQSQ
- a CDS encoding M20/M25/M40 family metallo-hydrolase; translation: MRFLTPFLLSLGFTATAFAQTKPATTPNPLIRQMVEEISEKNLRDDIDKLVSFGTRHTLSDTQSKKRGIGAARNWVEGEFRKYSKASGGRLKVEQDTFTIKPDGRRINRPVLMANVMATLPGTDPTDKRVFIVSGHIDSRVSDVMNATADAPGANDDGSGTVAVMELARVMSKQQFPATIIFVAVQGEEQGLYGSTHLAKRAKKEGWNLVAMLNNDIMGNSTGHDPEIKNTTQLRVFSEGVPATETPDEAKVRRTLSSENDSPSRQLARYSREATKQYVPGHEVVLEYRPDRFLRGGDHTPFNQQGFTAVRFSEVNEDFRHQHQDLRTENGEEYGDYAKFMDFAYLRKNTGVNLATLAALALAPAAPENVGVLTANLTNRTELKWEAPKVGEKPAGYYVLMRETSAPEWQQKFFVTDTKADLPHSKDNFIFGVVSVDAEGHESLPVLPKPVR
- a CDS encoding slipin family protein; this translates as MLTLYIFLALGLVLLFMGLCIAQEYERAIVFRLGRYVGQRGPGLYWIIPFIERRQTIDIRTKTVDLEQQETITKDSVTIKVNAVLWFKVVDPASAIIKVANFNQAVYQLAVTALRNIIGQHQLDEVLRGRQQINASLLQLVDAATEPWGVKIELVEIKDVEIPESMQRAMAREAEAIREKRARIIKAEAELEASVKLTQGAREMENSPMALELRRMQMLSEIGIDNNTTTVVLIPSEFTNLARGFAQGQSATTVS
- a CDS encoding DUF5958 family protein gives rise to the protein MRPTPDNVFNRLAQRQLPWEWAWAWFATLPAVAQQARLAELADYIQQAHPTPALVQQALAEAPMKPTATPLVLLRVHGLPEALRRIQQLPPPEYPNAFRALLSLFSIADAHRRRTECQHGCSHDWHNLPPLP